Genomic DNA from Euleptes europaea isolate rEulEur1 chromosome 14, rEulEur1.hap1, whole genome shotgun sequence:
CAGCCAAGCACTTCCCTGTCAACTATCGATCTTGGGAATCTTGACGATCAAAGGAGTGGACTTCGCACCCCCCACACATTTTTTTCATGAGGGAAAGTACTCCTAGATATGCCATTACTTCATATAATTAATATTGTCATACTTCTTTTGCATTAACCTGTGTTGATTCTGTGCCTCTTTCCTTGTTAGCCCTAAAGCGCTTTGACATGAATGGCTATGGGAAGCTCCAGAACTTGTTCGCTGTGGACATGGCCAGAAACATTCAGATCCGATGGAAAAAGCACGGCCATCCCATCATCACTGTCTATGATTACACAGTGAAAGATCACAGGTACATCCCTCAGGACCTTGACATGGTGGCAGGCGACCGAGACACGGCTGTTGTCATTTCTCTGGGCCAGCACTTCCGCCCCTTCCCCATGGAGCTTTTCCTTCGACGGATGCTAAACGTTCGAGCAGCCGTCCAGCGCCTCCTCCTGAGGAGCCCGGACACAAAGGTCATTATTAAAGCAGAGAACATCCGGGAGATGAATGCAGACCCAGAGCGATTCGGTGACATCCATGGCTACACCCAATACCTGGCCCTGAGGGACATTTTTCGGGATCTCCGAGTGGGTTTTATTGACGCCTGGGACATGAGTATTGCCTATGCCGTAAACAGTGTCCACCCAGCAGAGGAAGTGGTTGGGAACCAAATTAATATGTTTTTTACTTACATCTGTTAAAATGGGAGGGGAAGTGGAATAGGGCAAAAAACAAAGTTTTAGCCCACGAATGACACGTGCCTTGAGAGTTAAATTTAAGCT
This window encodes:
- the LOC130487345 gene encoding NXPE family member 1-like produces the protein MPRGKCAIGMSSPTPSGFVWQSQWHPVFCTTSRLNTLDQINTCLNRKLIYFMGDSTVRQWMEYLTKRVTTLKRFDMNGYGKLQNLFAVDMARNIQIRWKKHGHPIITVYDYTVKDHRYIPQDLDMVAGDRDTAVVISLGQHFRPFPMELFLRRMLNVRAAVQRLLLRSPDTKVIIKAENIREMNADPERFGDIHGYTQYLALRDIFRDLRVGFIDAWDMSIAYAVNSVHPAEEVVGNQINMFFTYIC